Sequence from the Kribbella aluminosa genome:
CTGGCAAGTGAATCAGACGCGGTGTGTCGACGAAGGGCTGGGCAACTCGTCCTACCTGGTCGAACCTGGGCGGTATGGACGCGCGCTGGCCGTCGGACCCGTCGCTGGAATTTCTACGGGCGCTCGCCTGTGCGGTATGAGCGCGGGCGGCGGTCGATCTGACGGCTGGCGTTCGCGGCCGATACCTCCAGTTGCATGCCGACCTTTCTGTCCGGTGCGGTCCATGCTCGCTGCGGTGGACGGAGCGCGGCTGTCTGGCATCCGCCGCGGTGCGGCCGTGCAGTTCCCGGCACGTAGGCCTGGCGATGGTGTGACGAGATCGACCTGGGTGGCCTGACCGTGCGGCACCCTCCGCGACGCCGGGGCCTAACACGGCGAGCAGCTGTCACTTCGAGCTCCGCGACGGGACGGCGCAGTGGGGGTGTTCACCGGCGGGTCAGTGATCGTCGGCGGCGCTCGCTCGCACCGATCTGGCCGTGCCACTGATCAGACCGAGCAGCTGACCCGGTTGCAGTACCGGTCGCTGCAACGGCTGGCCGCGTTGCCGGACGCAACAGCAGTCCTACCGACTCATGGTGCGGGATCGTTCTGCTCAGCTCCTCAAGGCGGTGAACGAGTCTCCACCATCGGCCAGGAGAAGCGAGCGAACCCGCTGCTGCAGGTGCGAGACGAGGACGAGTTCGTCGGGCGCTTGCTCGCTGGGCTGGGGACCTTCCCGCCCTACTTCCTGCAGTTGCCGGAAGCCAATCGCCGGGGTCCTGCCCTGATCGAGGAAGACCAGCAGGTGCCGGCGCTTCCCGCCGAAAGCTTCACAGCTGCGGTCTCGTCGGGCGCCGTGGTGATCGATGTGCGCCCGGTCCGCGACTTCGCCGCCGGCCACGTCGCCGGTGCGATCTCCATCCCGCTACGGGCACAGTTCGCTTCCTGGCTCGGGTGGTTGCTGCAGGCCACCACGCCCTACCTGGTGATCCGCAACCGCGACCAAGACCTCGGCGACCTGGCCTGGCAGGCGGCAAAGATCGGCTTCCGACTTCCCCTCGGCGAACTCGCCGGTGGAATGCCCGGATGGAACGGCGCGACCGCCACCACGCCCTTGCTGAAACCCGACCAGGTCGGCGACAGCCACGTCCTCGACGTCCGCCAGGACAGCGAGTTCCATGCCGGGCATCTCCCGGGAGCCGAGCACCTCGAACTCGGCGCGTTACGTGACCGCGCAGGGGATGTCGATGCCGGGCCGGTGGTGGTGATGTGCGGGCACGGCGAGCGAGCAATGACCGGCGCCAGCATCCTGCAACGCGCGGGCCACCGCGGCGTACAGGTGCTAGACGGCGGCCCGGACGATTGGTCCGTCGCCACCGGCCGGACCCTGAAATGACTACCGAAGCCAAAGCCCCGCGACTGGGGCTGCGCGCCAACCTTGCCCAGTTCGTGTTACTGGTCGCGGTCAACGCCCTGGTCGGCGGGATGCTCGGCCAGGAACGCATCGTGTTGCCGCTGCTGGCCGACCAGACGTTCGGACTCACCAAGTACACCGGGGCATTGACCTTCATCCTCGCCTTCGGTGCCGTGAAGGCCGCCACCAACTTCTTCGCCGGCACCTGGTCCGACCGCTACGGCCGCAAACCGGTTCTGGTCGCCGGGTGGCTGATCGGGCTACCCGTGCCGCTGTTGCTGATCTGGGCCCCGAACTGGGGTTGGGTGATCGCCGCCAACGTGCTCCTCGGGATCAACCAGGGACTGACCTGGTCGACGACCGTGATCATGAAGATCGACCTCGTCGGCCCAGCCCGGCGGGGCCTGGCGATGGGGCTCAACGAAGCCGCCGGCTACCTCGCCGTCGCGGCCACCGCGATGGCCACCGGCTACCTGGCCGACGCCTACGGTCTGCGACCCGCGCCGTTCCTTCTCGGCGCCGCGTTCGCCGCGCTCGGCCTCGGCCTGTCCACCCTGGCCGTGCGTGAGACCCGCGGCCACGCGCACCACGAAGCGGCACGCGGCACTCCGACCCCGGGTGGCGATCTGACGACCGCGCAGGTCTTCACGCTGACCAGCTTCAAGGAACCAGCGCTGTCCTCGGCGTCGCAGGCCGGGCTGGTGAACAACCTGAACGACGGCATGGCCTGGGGTCTGTTCCCGATCCTGTTCGCCGCCCATCACCTGTCACTGGCCCGGATCGGTCTGCTCGGTGCGCTCTACCCGGCCGTTTGGGGGTTCGGGCAACTTGCGACCGGCGCACTGTCCGACCGGTGGGGGCGCAAAGGGCTGATCACGGCCGGGATGCTGCTGCAGGCGGGCGCGCTGGCCCTCGTCGCAGCAGGCGACACCTTCGGGCAATGGCTCGTCGCGGTCACATTCCTTGGTCTTGGTACGGCGATGGTCTATCCCACGCTGCTGGCCACGATCGGCGACGTCGCGCACCCCGCCTGGCGGGCACGTGCCGTCGGTGTGTACCGGTTGTGGCGCGACGGAGGCTTCGCCGTCGGTGCGCTGCTCGCCGGCATCATCGCCGACCTGTGGGGCATCCCCGCGGCCGTGTGGACCGTGGCCGCCCTGACCGCACTGTCCGGCCTCGTCGTGGCAGCGCGCATGTACGAAACCCACCCGAGGAGAAACCGGTGACTCATCCGGCTCTAGCCGACGGTCCGATCTACCTGGACTACAACGCCACCACCCCCGTCGACCCGCGGGTGACCGAGGCGATGACGCCGTACCTGACCACCTTCTTCGGCAACCCCTCCAGTAGCCACGCGTACGGTGCTGATCCCCAGGCCGCACTGGCCGCCGCCCGCGCGCAAGTCGCCGCCCTGATCGGCGCCCGACCCAGCGAGGTCGTGTTCACCGGCTCAGGGTCCGAAGCGAACCTCCTGGCGCTGCGCGGAGTCGTTCTCGCCTCCGGGCGGCCGCGGCCTCATGTGATCACCCAGGCCACCGAACACCCAGCGATCCTCGAGACCTGCCGAGCACTCCAGCGGCTGCACGGCGTACGGGTAACCGTGCTGCCGGTCGACGCCGACGGCCTGGTCGACCCCGCCGCACTGGTCGACGCTCTGGACGACGACACCGTCCTGGTCTCGATCATGGCCGCGAACAACGAAACCGGCGCGCTGCAGCCGATCGCCGAACTCACCGAACTCGCTCACCGGCACGGTGCCTTGTTTCACAGCGATGCCGCCCAAGCCGCCGGCAAGGTCCCGGTCGCCGTCGATCAACTCGGGGTGGATCTGCTCACTGTCGTCGGCCACAAGATGTACGCACCGAAAAGCACCGCGGCCCTGTACGTGCGTGGCGGCGTTCAACTGGAACCGGTCGTCTACGGCGGCGGCCAAGAACGCGGCCTCCGGGCCGGCACCGAGAACGTCGCCCTCGCCGTGGCCCTCGGCACCGCCGCCGAACTGGCCGTGGACGAACTCGCCGGCGGCCGCGCCGATGAACTGGCACAGCTACGCGACCTCCTGCGCGAGCGCCTCTCCGACGCCCTGCCCGGACGGGTGCACCTCAACGGCCCCGAAAGCGCAAGGTTGCCCAACACCCTCAACGTCAGCATCGATCGGACCCGGGGGCATGAGCTCCTCGCTGCCGCGACCGGCGTCGCCGCCTCCAACGGCTCGGCCTGCCACAGCGGCACCCACACCCCATCGCCCGTACTGAGCGCCATGGGCCTCGACCACGAACGTGCTCTCGCCGCCGTCCGGCTCTCGCTGGGCCGGTGGAGCAGACGCGAGGAAATCGAGACAGCGGCAGCTGCAATCACCAAAGCGGCCACCGCGCTGCAGCGGCCGCACAACGCCCAACCGTGATCGACGAAAACCAGGAGAGGCATGACCGACACCAACGAGCAGGGACTGTCCACCCGAAGCGTGCACGCCGGCGAAACCCGCGATCCGCAAGGAGCCATCCACACCCCGCTCTACACGCATTCCACGTTCGCGTTCGACTCCACCGCCGACCTCCTCGACGTCGTCGAAGGCCGCAAACCGGGCAACCTCTACACCCGCTACGGCCTCAACCCCACCATCCGCTCAGTCGAAGCCAAACTCGCCGACCTCGAAGGCGGCGAACAAGCTCTAGGCTTCTCCTCCGGTATGGCCGCCGAAGCCGCGACATTCCTCGCCCACACCCGCACCGGCGAACACATCGTGTGCATCGGAGACGTCTACGGAGGCACCTTCGAACTCCTCGGGGACAACCTGCCCCAGCTCGGCATCACCACCACGTTCCTGCGCGCCGACGAAGTCGACCGACTGCCCGACGTACTGACCGCCAGCACCCGGATCGTGTTCTTCGAGACACCGTCCAACCCCACCCTGGACCTCTTCGACATCGCCGCGATCACCACCCACGCCCATGCAGCCGGTGCGCTGACCGTTGTCGACAACACCTTCGCCACTCCCGTCAACCAGAACCCGCTCCACCACGGCGCAGACCTCGTCATCCACTCCGCCACCAAGTACCTCGGCGGCCACTCAGACCTGACCGCCGGCGCACTCATCGGACCAGCGGAACTGCTGGCGCCGGTCGCCATGTGGCGCAAGAACCTCGGCCAAATGATCGCGGCCGAAACCGCCTCCCTCCTCGCCCGCTCCGTCCGCTCGCTGCCTGTTCGGGTCCGCGCACAAAACGACACCGCCGCAGCCGTCGCCGCGTTCCTCGCGACCCACCCGCGCGTGAGCCGAGTCAACTACCCAGGACTGGCCACGGGCGACGCCAAACAGATCTACGACACGCAGATGCGCGGCGGCGGTGGAATGCTCAGCGCCGTCCTCGACGCCACGGCCGATGAAACCGCCGCCGTCGTAGACCGGCTCCGGCTGTTCGCCATCGCCCCAAGCCTTGGCGGGGTAGAAAGCCTCATCACTCAACCGATCACCACCACCCACCACGGCCTGGCCCCGGACGAACGCGCCAAACGCGGCATCGCCGACAGCATGATCCGCCTATCCGTCGGCCTCGAAGACGCCGACGACCTCATCCAAGACCTGACCCACGCACTCGCTGACAACTAACCCACTACCGCCTGGTCGTGCACCAGTCCGGTGAACGGCCAGGCTCACGGCCCAGATGGCCACGATCGGCCCGAGTAGGTGCCGGCCGGTCAGGTGCTCGGCTCGAGGCGCGCCTTCAGCCGGGCCATGTTGCGCACCATCTCTTTGCGGGACTGCGGCCGCACAAGCAGCGGTACAAGAATCTTCCCGATGCCGTGTCCCTCGAAGTCCAGATCGATCGTGACCCGCGAGGCGTTCCGGCCGGCCAGTGGCTCGACAGTGACGTGCACCCTCGAACGGATCGGACCGTCGACACCGTGCACCGCCCACGCGCCAGGCGGATCGAGCACGGTGACCTCGGACGTCACCTTCCGCTCACCGCCACCGATCTTGCGGGTGGTGACACATATCGATCCGACGGATGTCGGGCCGCCGTCCATGTACCCGTCGACCAAGTTCTCCTGCCACTCGGCGAACCGAGCCGGGTCGGTGACATAGGCGAACACCTCCTCCGGCGCACCGGCGACCTCCACTTGCGACACGATCGATCCCATTTTCATCCTCACTTCTGTTCGGGTCGGCTGCGGGCGGAAGGGCCATTGCTTGTATGACGAACGGCGGGCCTTCGATATCGACACCGTGCCCCCAACCGCTGCCGCTGGTCTACAAGCGCTGTCATGCCTGGTCGGTCGCCCCAGCCCTCATCGCGGTACGGCCGCATCGACCAGACCCCCTCGACCACCGGCTCCTGACCGCCAGCCACAGCTTGACGAGTTCAGCGAAGAAACCCGTCCCCACTTCAACTCGTATCTAGCTCCGCCGCGCCTGCCGTGCTGGCCGGGCAGCTGTTCGACAGCCCGGGACAGCTCCAACCCGACCGGCCGGAGCAGCTCGGGCGCCACCTTGCCCACTCCGCCAGTGTTGCCCTAGGCAACGCTGTACGCCAGCCCAGTCAGGCCGCAAGTACGTTGCTGGATCGCCTCAACTGAACAGCTGAACGGCATACAGGCCGCCGAGCACCATCGCGAGACCACCCGGCAACAGACGCAGAATCGTTTCGGGCAGGCGGGGCCGGAAGTGGGCGCCGAGGTAGCCGCCGATCAGGCCACCGAGTCCGCACGCCAGACCGAGAGTCCAGATCGGCGCAATGTTCCCGCTGGTGGTGAGCGCCAGCAGCGAGTAGGTGACCGCGCCCACGGCCGAGGTCAGGAACGTCGAGGCGAGAGCGGCTGGTGCGACTTTCGCGATCGGTACGCCGCGGCCGACCAGGAGCGGACCGAGCAGTGATCCGCCACCGATGCCGTAGATGCCACCGACCACTCCGACAGCTAGGGCGAGGAGGGTGACCGAGCGCGGTGACGGCTCGGCACCTGACCGCTCGGGCGAAGGGCGCACAGCGCGGATACAAAGCCAACTGCCCAGCGGCAAGAGCAAGGCGGCGACCAAGAGCCGGAACGCCCCGGGGCCGGGGATGGCGAAGACCCTGATGATCGCGCCGACCACCACGCCTGGCAGTGTTCCGAGGATCAGCCGCCGCGTGAGCGTTCCGCCGAGCTCCCCGCGTCGGCGGTATCGCAGCAGGGCGCCCGGGCCGGCACAACGTTGAACAACAGATTGGTCGGTGTCACCGCCGGGCTGGGTACCCCCAGGACGCTGAGCTGCACCGGCAGCAGGAAGACCGCACCCGACACTCCAACCGGGGCGGTGACGACCGCGATCAGCAGACCCATCGCGAAGCCGAGCAGGCCCGTGGACCAGGTCACTACCCGTTCCCCAGCGTCATCGGGCCAGTATCGAGCTCGCGGCGGCCAAGCCGCGGACCGTCCGCCAATTGGCACAGACCGACGAGAGGACTTGCATCTGGTACGTAGGTACGGATTTACCGTCGAAGCATGAGCACCGAACCTCGAGTAGGGCAGCGGCCAGCTGGGAGCGACCGGCACGCTCGACGGCTCTCGCAGCTGGGAACCTTGACTCTGTAGCTGGGTCCAGGGTTGAGGATGAAGATATGCGAACCAGCGAGCTGGCCGGCCGGGCTGGAGTGAATACGGAGACGTTGCGCTACTACGAGCGCCGCGGGCTGCTCACCGAGCCGCCGAGGACTCCCGGCGGCTACCGCGACTACCCACCAAGCACGGTCGAACTGCTGCGGTTCATCAAACGCGCCCAAGAACTCGGCTTCACTTTGGACGCGGTCGAGGAACTACTCCACCTCGACAACGGCGGCCCGGAGGCCTGCGACGGGGCCCGCGCCCTGGCCGAACACCGACGCGCGGATCTGGCGGTGCGGATCCGCGACCTGCAACGGATGCACGACTCGCTCGCCCGGCTGGTCGCGACCTGTGACCTGCCCCGCGCCGACCGCAGTTGCGCGCTGCTGGAAGCGATCGACCACCGCCCGGAGGCGACCAGATGAAACTCGAAGTGCTGCACGTCCGCGACTGCCCCAACCTGCCGCTGATGCTGCAACGGCTCGCCGAGGTCACCGACCTGCCGGTCACGACCAGGCTGATCGAGTCCGACGACGACGCCGCCCGATTCGGCATGGCCGGCTCGCCGACCCTGCTGATCGACGGCACCGACCCCTTCACCACAGCCGACGACTGCGCATGCGGAGTGTCGTGCCGCCTCTACCGCGACGAGCACGGCCGGATCGTTCCCGCCCTGTCGATCGACCAGCTACGTGCGGCGATCACGGCAGCCGGCCGCATAGACGACTCAGCGCCCAGGGAGGTACTGAGCGCCTGGCGCACCCGCGCGCTCCCGCTGGATCCAGTCGAGAAGGCGGTACACCAGACGATCCTGCGCGCCTTCGCTACCAACGGCGCCCCACCCACGGCCGCAGACCTGGCCCTGGTCGCGGCCGACGGCGCCAAGACCACGGCCGAAGTGCTGACCGCGCTGCACGAGGCCGACGCCATCCGGCTCGCTCCCGACGGCCAGGTCGCAGTCGCCTACCCGTTCTCCGCCACGCCGACCCGGCACCGCGTCCGCATCGTCGACCCCGGCGGCGGCGGGGTCGACGTCTACGCGATGTGCGCGATCGATGCCCTCGGCATGGCACCCATGCTTGGCCGAGACACCCGGATCGAGTCCGTCGACGTAATCACCGGCCAGCCGATCACGGTCACCACCACCGACGGGCGCACCACCTGGCAGCCCGCGGCGGCGGTCGTGTTCATCGGCGCCGATGCCGGCGGCGGCCCGTCAGCTGACTGCTGCTGCGACTACCTCAACTTCTTCGCAGACCACAGCGCAGCACAGGCCTGGACCAGCAGCCACCCCGGCATCCCCGGACAGATCCTCAACCAGCCCGACGCCGAAGAACTCGCAGTCCGCCTTTTCCAGCCGCTCCTCGCGACCTGACACGGCCCCGGCTAGGGCAGGTGACGGTCGATGCGCCGCAGCAGCACCAACACACCGGCGCCGACGGCTGAAACGTCTCCTCCGCAACGGTCATACCGCCATCATCAGTCCAACCACGCCCAGCAACACTGGAACATGGCCGGAGTCCTCGCCGGTGCGACTCCTCGCAAGCACTTCACCATTACACTGATTCGTGTAATAGTGGTGTCATGAGTGATCAAGTGGCGGCGGCCGTGCGGCGGCCGGTGTTGGCTGAGCGTGCGTTGATCGACCCGGTGGATGCGTCGCGGTTGGAGGGTCTGTTCAAGGTGTTGGCCAATGACACTCGTCTGCGCTTGCTGCATGCGCTGGTCCGCGATGGGGAGTTGTCGGTGAGTCAGCTGGCCGAGGCTGTGGAGTTGAAGCCGCAAGCGGTGTCCAACCAGCTGCAGCGTCTGGTCGACAAGGGAATTTTGGCGTCGCGCCGCGACGGTAACCGGATCTGGTACCGCATCGATGACCGGTGCGTGGTGGGCCTGATCGATCTCGCTTGGTGCCTCACCGACTCGACCGCTTGACCCCGCGCGGCACCCGGGGTCACCGCATTTCAACCACACCAGCGACATCGAAGGGTTCCGTCATGCCTGTTTCAGAAATTCACCAAGCCGAGGTCGCCGAACTGATCGCTGCCGGCGACGCCGTCCTGGTCGAGGCGCTACCTGAAGATGTCTACGCGCAGGGTCATCTGCCGGGAGCGGTGAACATCCGGCCCCGGCGTGTTGTCGAGCTGGCCAAGACACTGCTGCCCGACCTGGACCGACGCGTCGTTGTCTACTGCGGCAGCGCCGACTGCGACGCGTCGCTGCGGGTCGCCCAGCGGCTGGCGGAGCTCGGTTACCGCGACGTGCACCGCTACACCGGCGGAAAACAGGACTGGATCGACGCCGGCCTGCCGATCGAGAAGCCCGCCCGGCGATCGCTCGACCAATGCTGCTGACTACTTCCGCACCCGGGCGGCCTCTCATCGCTGAGCCGATGGGCGAGATCGAGGCGGCCGGGGCGGCGGCCTCGTTCAGGGCACTTGGCGACCCGGTACGGCTGCGGCTGCTGTCGGTGATCGCCTCGTGTGAGACCGACCCGCTGTGCGTGTGCGAGCTGGCCAGCGGGTTCACCGTCACCGGCCCCACCATCAGTCACCACCTGAAGGTCCTTCGCCAAGGCGGACTGATCCACAGCGACCGTCACGGCAACCGGATCAACTACCGTGCCGATCTGATCGCGCTGAACCGCCTCGGCGCCCTCCTCACGACCTGCGACGAACAGCACGAGGGTGAGGCATCGTGATCGAGTCCGCGCTGGACCTACTGGGCCGTGTCATCGGCGACGTGTGGACAACCTTCACCAACGTGTGGCCGTTCCTGGCCGCGAGCATCATCGTTGCCTCGGTCCTGGTCGTGTATGTCGGCACCGACCGGCTGGCGACCTGGCTGCGCAAAAGCACCCCAATCGCCGTTGTCGGCGCGGTGGCGCTGGCGACACTGACACCGTTTTGTTCGTGCGGAACCACCGCAGTCGTGCTCGGCGCGATGGCCTCCCACGTTCCATGGGCACCGGTGGTCGCGTTCATGGTGTCCTCGCCGCTGACCAGCCCCGAAGAACTCGTTCTGTCGACCGGCCTGTTCGGGGCGCCGTTCGCGCTGACGTTCTTCGTCGCCGCCATCGCTCTCGGCCTCGTCGCCGGCGTCGTCACCTTCCTCATCGAGCGCACCGGCTGGCTTGCCGGCCAGGCCCGGATGAGCAGCGGGCAGAGCGACACAGCCTGCAACAGCAGGTGCGAAGCCCCGTCGCAGGAAGCCGGCCCGGAGCCGTCATGCTGTGCAGTCGAGGCACCAGCGGGTGAGGCTGGACCGGTGCAGACGCTGGCGACTCCAGTCCGGCGTGCCCCGGCACTTGCCCGGTACAAGATCGACGTGCTGGTACGGGAAATTCTCATCACGGGCCGGCGTCTCGCCTTGTTCTTCTTCGGTTTCGCGACCTTGGGCTACCTCCTGATCGAAGCCATCCCAACCCGGTGGCTCACCGACTACCTGGGCGGAGACTCCGTCCTGGCCGTTCCGCTGGCTGCGCTGATCGGCATCCCGGTCTACCTGAACACCGACGGATCCCTCCCGCTGGTGGCGACCCTGATGGACGGCGGCATGGGCGCCGGCCCAGCGCTGGCGTTCCTGATCACCGGTGCCGGCACCAGCATCGGCGCGATCAGCGGCATGCTCCTCATCGCCCGCCGCCGCGTCGTCGCCCTGGTCGTCGGACTCCTCTACCTCGGCGCCGTCACGCTGGGCTGGCTGGCGCCCCTGTGGCTCTGAACCAGCCGCCCGCGTTAACGAAGCCGGTCAACCGGCGTTGGTACGACGGTAGCGGAGCACCGCGGCCGGAACGGTGACCACCAGCAGCACGGCGATCCAGGCCAGCGCCCGCCACACATGCTCAGCCGTCGGGCCACCAAGCACCAGGGCGCGCAACGCGTCGACCGTGACGGTGATCGGGTTGACGTCGGCGAAGGCCTGCAGCCAGCCCGGCATCGTGGCGACCGGGACGAACGTGGAACTGGTGAACACCAACACGATGACCGGCATCAGCCCAGCCAGCCCCGCCGTCTCCGCGTCGTGAACCAGCAAACCCACCAGCGCGTTGATCCACGAGAAGGCGACACCGATCAGCAGCGCCAGGCCGATCGCGCCCGCCGCGGGCCGCGGCTCCGGCGTGGAAGCGGAACCCGATCGCGTATCCCACACCGGTCATCAGCAGCAGCACGAACAGGTTGCGCACTGCGTCGGCCACCGTCCGCCCGGCCAGCACCGCCGACCGGGTCATCGGCAGCGCACGGAACCGGTCGATCATTCCGGTGGCCAGATCGTCCGCGATCGCGACCCCGGTCTGGGAGGCACCGAACGCGATTGCTAGCACGAAGATCCCCGGCAGCAGGAAGTCGACGTAGTTCTCGACACCGGGCGGGTGGATCGCGCCGCCGAACACGTAGGTGAACAGCAACACGAACAGCACCGGCTGCACGGTGGCGAACGCGATCAACGTCGGCACCCGCATCAGCCGCCGCAGGTTCCGGCCCGTGATCACCGACACGTCGCCCAGAAACCACCGCAGCCCCCGTGCTCTCGCGGCGTCTGTGGCAGTTGCGGGATCAACTGATTGCGGGACAGGCGTCGCCGCGTCGGTCGTCATCACAGGCTCCGGGTCTCGGCAAGATCCGTGGCTGGTCCAGCTGTGGCTGACTGGCCGGTCAAGGCCAGGAAGACATCATCGAGTGACGGCCGGCGCAACGCCACGTCGGTTACCCGCAACTCGGCCGCCGCCAGCCGGGCCACCGCGTCGCCGAGCACACCTGGGCCGTCGGCAACCGGAAGCACCACCGTGCCTTCGCCGCAGTCGACGGCCGGTGGGCCGGAACCGAGGTCCGCGACGGTCGCCGCCAAGGCGGCCGGCTCGACGCCCGGTGCCGCCCGCAGCTCGAGCCGGTCGCCACCCACCTGCGCTTTCAGTTCGTTCGAAGTTCCGGTGGCGATCACCCGGCCGGTGTCAATGACCGCGATGGTGTCAGCGAGGTGGTCGGCCTCCTCCATGTACTGGGTGGTGAGCAGGACCGTCGTGCCCTGTGCGGTCAGTGCGGCGATCGTGTGCCACAACCCGATCCGGCCACGCGGATCCAGGCCGGTTGTCGGCTCGTCCAGGAACAACACCGACGGCCTGGCCACCAGGCTGGCCGCG
This genomic interval carries:
- a CDS encoding rhodanese-like domain-containing protein, which produces MGVFTGGSVIVGGARSHRSGRATDQTEQLTRLQYRSLQRLAALPDATAVLPTHGAGSFCSAPQGGERVSTIGQEKRANPLLQVRDEDEFVGRLLAGLGTFPPYFLQLPEANRRGPALIEEDQQVPALPAESFTAAVSSGAVVIDVRPVRDFAAGHVAGAISIPLRAQFASWLGWLLQATTPYLVIRNRDQDLGDLAWQAAKIGFRLPLGELAGGMPGWNGATATTPLLKPDQVGDSHVLDVRQDSEFHAGHLPGAEHLELGALRDRAGDVDAGPVVVMCGHGERAMTGASILQRAGHRGVQVLDGGPDDWSVATGRTLK
- a CDS encoding MFS transporter; translation: MTTEAKAPRLGLRANLAQFVLLVAVNALVGGMLGQERIVLPLLADQTFGLTKYTGALTFILAFGAVKAATNFFAGTWSDRYGRKPVLVAGWLIGLPVPLLLIWAPNWGWVIAANVLLGINQGLTWSTTVIMKIDLVGPARRGLAMGLNEAAGYLAVAATAMATGYLADAYGLRPAPFLLGAAFAALGLGLSTLAVRETRGHAHHEAARGTPTPGGDLTTAQVFTLTSFKEPALSSASQAGLVNNLNDGMAWGLFPILFAAHHLSLARIGLLGALYPAVWGFGQLATGALSDRWGRKGLITAGMLLQAGALALVAAGDTFGQWLVAVTFLGLGTAMVYPTLLATIGDVAHPAWRARAVGVYRLWRDGGFAVGALLAGIIADLWGIPAAVWTVAALTALSGLVVAARMYETHPRRNR
- a CDS encoding cysteine desulfurase family protein, which codes for MTHPALADGPIYLDYNATTPVDPRVTEAMTPYLTTFFGNPSSSHAYGADPQAALAAARAQVAALIGARPSEVVFTGSGSEANLLALRGVVLASGRPRPHVITQATEHPAILETCRALQRLHGVRVTVLPVDADGLVDPAALVDALDDDTVLVSIMAANNETGALQPIAELTELAHRHGALFHSDAAQAAGKVPVAVDQLGVDLLTVVGHKMYAPKSTAALYVRGGVQLEPVVYGGGQERGLRAGTENVALAVALGTAAELAVDELAGGRADELAQLRDLLRERLSDALPGRVHLNGPESARLPNTLNVSIDRTRGHELLAAATGVAASNGSACHSGTHTPSPVLSAMGLDHERALAAVRLSLGRWSRREEIETAAAAITKAATALQRPHNAQP
- a CDS encoding trans-sulfuration enzyme family protein; protein product: MTDTNEQGLSTRSVHAGETRDPQGAIHTPLYTHSTFAFDSTADLLDVVEGRKPGNLYTRYGLNPTIRSVEAKLADLEGGEQALGFSSGMAAEAATFLAHTRTGEHIVCIGDVYGGTFELLGDNLPQLGITTTFLRADEVDRLPDVLTASTRIVFFETPSNPTLDLFDIAAITTHAHAAGALTVVDNTFATPVNQNPLHHGADLVIHSATKYLGGHSDLTAGALIGPAELLAPVAMWRKNLGQMIAAETASLLARSVRSLPVRVRAQNDTAAAVAAFLATHPRVSRVNYPGLATGDAKQIYDTQMRGGGGMLSAVLDATADETAAVVDRLRLFAIAPSLGGVESLITQPITTTHHGLAPDERAKRGIADSMIRLSVGLEDADDLIQDLTHALADN
- a CDS encoding SRPBCC family protein, whose translation is MGSIVSQVEVAGAPEEVFAYVTDPARFAEWQENLVDGYMDGGPTSVGSICVTTRKIGGGERKVTSEVTVLDPPGAWAVHGVDGPIRSRVHVTVEPLAGRNASRVTIDLDFEGHGIGKILVPLLVRPQSRKEMVRNMARLKARLEPST
- a CDS encoding TSUP family transporter; its protein translation is MLRYRRRGELGGTLTRRLILGTLPGVVVGAIIRVFAIPGPGAFRLLVAALLLPLGSWLCIRAVRPSPERSGAEPSPRSVTLLALAVGVVGGIYGIGGGSLLGPLLVGRGVPIAKVAPAALASTFLTSAVGAVTYSLLALTTSGNIAPIWTLGLACGLGGLIGGYLGAHFRPRLPETILRLLPGGLAMVLGGLYAVQLFS
- a CDS encoding MerR family transcriptional regulator; translated protein: MRTSELAGRAGVNTETLRYYERRGLLTEPPRTPGGYRDYPPSTVELLRFIKRAQELGFTLDAVEELLHLDNGGPEACDGARALAEHRRADLAVRIRDLQRMHDSLARLVATCDLPRADRSCALLEAIDHRPEATR
- a CDS encoding alkylmercury lyase family protein — encoded protein: MKLEVLHVRDCPNLPLMLQRLAEVTDLPVTTRLIESDDDAARFGMAGSPTLLIDGTDPFTTADDCACGVSCRLYRDEHGRIVPALSIDQLRAAITAAGRIDDSAPREVLSAWRTRALPLDPVEKAVHQTILRAFATNGAPPTAADLALVAADGAKTTAEVLTALHEADAIRLAPDGQVAVAYPFSATPTRHRVRIVDPGGGGVDVYAMCAIDALGMAPMLGRDTRIESVDVITGQPITVTTTDGRTTWQPAAAVVFIGADAGGGPSADCCCDYLNFFADHSAAQAWTSSHPGIPGQILNQPDAEELAVRLFQPLLAT
- a CDS encoding ArsR/SmtB family transcription factor, whose amino-acid sequence is MSDQVAAAVRRPVLAERALIDPVDASRLEGLFKVLANDTRLRLLHALVRDGELSVSQLAEAVELKPQAVSNQLQRLVDKGILASRRDGNRIWYRIDDRCVVGLIDLAWCLTDSTA
- a CDS encoding rhodanese-like domain-containing protein; amino-acid sequence: MPVSEIHQAEVAELIAAGDAVLVEALPEDVYAQGHLPGAVNIRPRRVVELAKTLLPDLDRRVVVYCGSADCDASLRVAQRLAELGYRDVHRYTGGKQDWIDAGLPIEKPARRSLDQCC
- a CDS encoding ArsR/SmtB family transcription factor — encoded protein: MGEIEAAGAAASFRALGDPVRLRLLSVIASCETDPLCVCELASGFTVTGPTISHHLKVLRQGGLIHSDRHGNRINYRADLIALNRLGALLTTCDEQHEGEAS
- a CDS encoding permease, producing the protein MIESALDLLGRVIGDVWTTFTNVWPFLAASIIVASVLVVYVGTDRLATWLRKSTPIAVVGAVALATLTPFCSCGTTAVVLGAMASHVPWAPVVAFMVSSPLTSPEELVLSTGLFGAPFALTFFVAAIALGLVAGVVTFLIERTGWLAGQARMSSGQSDTACNSRCEAPSQEAGPEPSCCAVEAPAGEAGPVQTLATPVRRAPALARYKIDVLVREILITGRRLALFFFGFATLGYLLIEAIPTRWLTDYLGGDSVLAVPLAALIGIPVYLNTDGSLPLVATLMDGGMGAGPALAFLITGAGTSIGAISGMLLIARRRVVALVVGLLYLGAVTLGWLAPLWL